The DNA window GCCGGGTCGCGCTTGGCGATTTCCGCAATTGCCGCAAGGGCGAGGGTGGTCTTGCCGATGCCGCCCGGCCCAGTCAGGGAGACGATGGGATGTCGATCCTCTCTGCAGAGCTCTTCCCTGACGCGGGCCTCCAAGCTGTTCCTCGGGATGTGGCCCACCGGCATTGGGGGAAGGTTGGCGAACGTGTTGCCCCTAATTCGAGCGCGATCGGCCCCTCCGTTTCGCTCGGCGGGAGGCGACCAGGAGGCTTTGACCACGCAGCGCCGTCCATGCGCGCCAGTTCGTTCGTGACGTACGAGATAGCTTCGAAGGTGTTAGACTTGAAGTTTCCATTCGGGACGAGAACATCGCGTACGTCCGGATCGCTGAAGACGAGCGGAACGTGGATGTGGCTGTCTAGGTGTAAAAACACACCATTCGGAAGTGTTATGTCGCGTGTCCTCTTCAGGTACTCGAATGGCGAGCAGTCCCCCAGGAGTTGGGACACACGGTACTTCCCTGACAGATTGCGGTGAAGGTAAGCCCAAGGAACCTGAAACAGCTCGAACTGACCCATCACAGATCCGATCGCTTCGGCCAGGAGGGGACAAGCATAGCTGCAGTCGGCACTGGTGGGTGCGCCGTGGCCTCGCGTTCTGTTTCGGATAGCTGCGCCCAGTTGAAAGAACTGGCGAAGCGCGACCCTCGAGCCTATTTGGGTGTCGAGCCCGAACCGCTTCGCCGCTTCGCGGAGGCGCAGTACGGCCGCGTATCGCCAGTCTCCTTCTGCTACGCGCTCCGTCAGGTGCCGGCGGATGCCGCTAGCGGCCGGAAGGAAGTGCTGCGCCGCTGGCCCGGTTAGCGCCGCGTTCAGCACGTCCACCCACTCCCCGAGCGAATCGGCCCGTACAAGCGTGTGTTCGAGAGAATACCTGTGGCGCTCGGGTTCCTCGTCTAAGCATGCAACAACGCTTGCCGTGGCCAGCTTTGTGATGTACTCAAGTTGGAGCAGTAGCGCGTGAAAGTACGCGATATCGCCCTCGCTCTGGTCGCGGGCGACGCGCGCTCTGATTCCGTCGAGCAGCGGGCCAGCGCTCATTGTCTCACCATCTTCAATCTGTCCGCCTAACAAGAATTGGACAGGCCTGCATAGCGCCTCCAACCCGGCCGGTTTCGCAGTCTAGCACCTGTCGCCTTTCCCGCCTTGATCTCACCCGCTTCCTTAAAATTAGCCACGCCCGCGACCGGCTACCCATCTCCGTGATAGGCAGACCTGCCTAACCCGTCCTGCGCCGACCTGTGGCATCCGCCGGCATGCCAGCTGTCTTTGGCGCCCATTATCGCGCGCCGGCGTTGCCTCTGCAATCCTGAAGGGGCCTCTGCCGCCCGGCGACCCGCCGGGGCCTGGCCATCTCTTCTACAGCTCGGCCAACCGGCCGGCCGGGCTACGAACCGCACCGGGTCCCCCGTTCAGCACTCGGGACCTCAACTTGATATCATTTTCTAACAATTTTGTTCTACGCTTTTTCCTGGGATCGTTCAAAAAGCGTTACACAGCAGCCGATGAGTGTCTCCACTTTCGAGGTGGACGTACTCGCCCGATGCCGGGAGATCGTCGAGGATCCGGCCTTCACCGCCGTCCGCCGCTGGAAAGAGGCTCATCCGTACCAGAAAGTCGTTGGGTGCTACCCCGTCTATAGTCCGATCGAACTAGTCCACGCCGCGGGCGCGCTGCCCGTGGGCATCATCGGCGGCGGCAACCAGGTGGAGATCGCCCACGCTGACGCCCGCTTCCAGTCCTTCATCTGCTCCATCGTGAAGAGCACCCTGGAGCTGGGACTGACCGGGCGGCTCGACCTCCTCGACGGGATTTTCTTCCACTCCATTTGCGATCCTGCCCGCAACCTGGCCGCCGTCTTCGCCCGGAACTTCCCGAACCTGCGCGTGGAGTACATCCACTACCCTCAGAACCTGGCCTCGCCCACGGCGGTGACCTACTTCCGCGCTGAGCTGGAGCGGATCCGCGCCGCCCTGGCCGAAATCACGGGCCGGTCGATTGCCGATGAGGCTCTCCATGACAGCATCGTCCTCTACAACCGGTGGCGCACCCGCATCCGCCACCTCTACGAATTGCGGCAGGCCGCGCCGGAGAAGCTGCCGGCGGCGGAGGCTTACACCCTGCTGCGCGCCGGCACGCTGATGCCGGTGGAGGAGCACCTGCCACTCCTGGAGGCTGCGTTGCGCAAGATCCCCGGACGGACGGCGAAACGGCAGGACCGCATCAGGGTCGTCGTGGAGGGAGCCTTCTGCGAGCAGCCTCCCGTGGACCTCATCGCTGCCATCGAGCAGGCGGGCTGCTACCTCCTGGACGACGACCTGCTGCTGGGGTGGCGGTGGTTCACCGGCGACGTGCCGGAAGACGGCGACCCCCTGGAGGCGCTGGCCACCAGCTACATCGACCGCAGCGTCTACTGCGGGACCAAGCACGACACCCGCGCCCCCAAGGCCGCTCACCTGGTCCAGCGCGTCCGCGCCCTGGGCGCCGACGCCGTCCTGTTTCTGTGCGCTAAGTTCTGCGAGCCGGCGCTGTTTGACTACGCCCTCTACCGCCGCGCCCTGGAGGAGGCCGGGATCCCCCACCTCTTCCTGGAGTTCGAAGAGAAGATGTGGATCTTCGACCGGGCCCGGGGCGAGGTGGAGACCTTCGTGGAGTCCATGCTCTTCGGCTGATGGAGGGAAACGTGGCGGCGGACCCAAAGACCAGCTATCAGGGCCGGATTCACCTGCTCCAGAAGGAGCTGATGGGGCGCTACTACCAGGAGCTGACGGCGGCCGCCCGGGACGGTAGTCCCCCGGCCGCCTACATGTTGATCAGCGGCAACCCCGTGGAGCTGGTGCGGGCCTTCGGCATGCTCCCCGTCTACCCCGAGGTCAACGCCCTGCAGATCGCCGTGAAGAAGCAGGCGCTGCCTTACATCCTCAAGGCCGAAGAGCTGGGCTACTCGGTGGACAACTGTGCCTACGTCAAGGCGGACATCGGCCTGTACTTCAGCGGGCGGCAGGCGCCCTTTGGGACCATCCCCGAACCTGCCCTTATCCTGTGCAACTACGTGGGCTGCAACGTCTACCTGAACTGGTTCGAGCACCTGAGAGAGTACGCGCGGGCAGAGGTCTTTTTTCTGGACATCCCCTTCGTCCGCGACCCGATGGCACCGCGGCCCGAGGACCTGGCCTATGTAGTGGCGCAGTTACGGGAGCTGATCTCCGTCTGCGAGCGGATCACCGGACGTCCTCTGGACTGGGAGTACCTGCGCCACATCTGCGCCCTCTCGGCGAAGACCGGCCAGCTGTGGGCGCAGATCAAGCACCTGACCAAGCACGTCCCCTGCCCCCTGGACGCCTACTTCGACGCCGTCACCCTCATGGGGCCGCTGTACTGCCTGCGGGGCAGCGAGGAGGGGCTGCGCTTCTTCGAGGAGGCCTACCGCGAGGTCAAGGAGCGCACCGAGCTGGGCCTGGGGCCGCTGCCCGAGGAGCGCTACCGCTTCGTCATCGAGGGGCCGCCGCCCTGGCCCTACCTGCGGGTCTTCCGCGACCTCTTCTCCCGCTGGGGGGCGGTGGCCGTTGCATCGACGTACTCCACCGTGGGGGGGCTGTGGGAGTTCGGGTTCGCCCACGACCCTGACCACCCCCTGGAGAGCATCGCCCAGCACATGCTCTACTGGAACCTGACCAACCGCGACCTGCTCCGCCGCTACCAGCAGATCCGCCGGTACGTTCAGGAGTGGGGAGCCCACGCCCTGGTCATCCACTCGGTGAAGAGCTGTCGTCTCTTCAGCGCCGGCCAGGGCGACATGCGGGAGTACTTCAGCCGGGAGCTGGGAGTGCCCACCCTCCTGGTGGAGTCGGACCTGGAGGACCCCCGCTACTTCTCCGAGGCCCAGATGCGCAACCGCATCGACGCGTTCTTTGAAGCGCTGGAGCACCGCAGGCTGGTGGGCGCGGAGGCCCGGCCGTGAGGTTCGCTGCCGGCGTCGACGTCGGCTCCACCCAGACCAAGGCCGTCATCCTGAACGAGGATAGGGAGATCGTCGGCCGTGGCCTGCAGGATACCGGCGCCAACATCACTCGGGCGGCTGAACAGACGTTCGGGCAGGCGCTGCGCGATGCGGGCCTGGATCGGGAAGAGGTCCTCTACGTGGTGGGGACGGGATATGGGCGCTTCCGCGTCACCTTCGGCCACGCCCAGATCACCGAGATCTCCTGTCACGCCAGGGGGGCCGCCTTCCTCTTCCCCCGCACCCGCACCGTGATCGACATGGGGGGTCAGGACGCCAAGGGGATCAAGGTCGGCCCCGGCGGCGAGGTGATCGACTTCGTCATGAACGACAAGTGCGCTGCCGGCACCGGACGGTTCCTGGCCAACGCTGCCGACGTCCTGGGCCTCACCCTGGACGCCATCGGGCCGCTCTCCCTGCGGGGCGCTCATCCGGTGCGTCTCTCCACCGTCTGCACGGTCTTCGTGGAGTCCGACATCATGGCCTACCTGGCGCAGGGCAAGCAGGTGGAGGACATCCTGGCCGGCGTGCACAGCGCCATCGCCGCACGCACTATCTCCCTGGTGCGGCGGGTGGGGCTGGAACCGGAGATCACCTTTACCGGCGGGGTCAGCCGGAACGTGGGGATGGTGCGGGCGCTGGAGGAGAAGCTGGGGGGAGCCATCAACGTCAGCACCGAGGCGCACTACATGGGGGCGTTGGGCGCCGCACTCTTCGCCCTGGAGCGGGCGTTGCACATGGCCCCAGCGATGTCGGTGGAGGTGGCGGCGGGCCCTCCGGCCTGCGGACCGGGGGCGCAGAGCAGGGGTGCAGGGGGATGAGGCTGGTCGCCGGCCTCGACCTGGGGTCCCGGTTCACCAAGGCCGTGCTCCTCAATGAGGAGCAGGCGGTGGTGGCCCGGGCCGCTGTGCGCACCCGGCCCGACTTTCCCGCGGTGGCCCGGGAGGCGCTGGAGCGCGCCCTGGAGGCCGCAGGATCCGAGGCCGCGGCGGTGGACTATGTGGCCACCACCGGTTTTGGCCGGGGTAACGTGCCGTTCCGGGACATCCAGATCACCGAGATCACCTGCATCGCCCATGCGGCGGCGCGGCTCTATCCCCAGGCGCGCTTTGTGCTGGACATCGGCTTTCAGAGCACGCGGGCCGTGCGCACCGAGCCGGGTGGACGGGTGGCCGAGTTCGCCACCAACGACAAGTGCGCCGCCGGCGCCGGGGGGTTCCTGGAGCGGGCCGCCCGCTACCTGGAGGTGCCGCTGGAGCAGCTGGGGCGGCTCTCCCTGCGGGCGGCCACTCCCCAGTCCATCAGCAGCATCTGCGCCGTACTGGCGGAGACGGAGATTATCAACCACCTCACCGCGGGAGTCGCCCTGGAGGACATCGTGGGGGGAATCCACCGATCGCTGGCCGGGCGGGCACACGCGCTTCTGCGCCGGATCAGGCTGGACGGTGCAGTGGTCTTCCTGGGCGGCGTCGCCGTCCAGGAAGGCATGGTGCAGGCCCTGAGAGAGGTGCTGGGTGTGCCTGTGGAGGTGCCCCAGGCCCCAGAGTCCGTCTGCGCCCTGGGCGCGGCGCTGCTGGGGCTGCGACGGCACGCCGGAACAATGGCGGCGGGGAGGGTCCGGTAGTGGGGCTACCCGCGGAGCGCAAGCAGGTCCTGCAGTGGCTGGCCAGCATCCTGGCGCTGGCTGGCGACGGCGCTTTCGCCGTCGACGGCGGGCAGCGCATCTTCCTCTGGAACAGCGCCGCTCAGGCGATGCTGGGACACGCGGCCAGCGAAGTGATCGGCCGTCGCTGCCACGAGGTCTTGGACGGGCGAGACGCCTCCGGCAACCTCCTGTGCTGCGCGCGCTGCCCGCTGATGGTGATGGCTCAGCGCGGCGAGCGCGTCGCCAGCCGGGACATGGCGGTCACCCCCCGGGTGGGCGAACCCCGGTGGCTGAACATCTCCACGCTGGTCCTGCCCATGGGGATGGGCCTGGTACACTTCTTCCGCGACGTCACCGGCGAGCGGGCGCGACGGCGCCTCACCGAGGAGGCGCTGGCCGGCCGGCTGCAGGCGGCGGAGGCTACCATGGCTCCCCCGGGGCTTACGCGGCGGGAGGTGGAGGTCCTCAGGTGTCTGGTCCGGGGGGCCTCCACCCGGGAGATCGCCAGGACGCTGTACATTTCCCCTCTGACCGCGCGCAACCACATTCAGCGGATCCTGCGCAAGCTGGGGGCGGCAACGCGGGCTGAGGCTGTAGCCATTGCCCTGGGCGTCCGCCCCGACCCCACGGCGTCCCTGGTCAATTAGTGCGGGCGCACCAGAAAATTGGTGCGAACGACCTATTGTGGCTAATCCGTTGGTGCCATAGCATCGGGTCACCGACCGACCGGTCGGACGCCTTCCGCATCCTGCTCCCGGGGGTGGGCGGATGGGGCTGACCATGGCCGAGAAGATCCTGGCGCGCGCGGCGGGCCGGGAGGAGGTCGCCCCCGGAGAGTTCGTGGTCGCCGCCGTCGACCTGGCCATGGTGCACGACATCTTCGCCACCCGCGTCTTTTCACTGCTCCGTTCGGCCGGCTTCCGCCGCGTCTGGGATCGCACCAGGGTCGTGGCTGTGATTGACCACCTGGTGCCCGCGCCTACCGCGGCCGCCGCGGCTGTGCACCAGCAGATGCGCCGGGACGTGGCTGAGTTTGGCCTCACCCGATTCTTCGACGCCGGCACCGGAATCTGTCACCAGCTCCTCCCCGAGCGGGGACACGTGCGCCCGGGCATGTTGCTGGTGGGGACTGACTCCCACACCACCACCCACGGTGCCCTGGGCGCGGCGGCCACCGGCATCGGGACCACGGAGATGGCCTACGTCCTGGCCACCGGCCGCCTGTGGTTTCGCGTCCCCGAGACCGTTCGGGTGGAGCTCACGGGTGCGCCGGGCCCGGGTGTGGGGTGGAAGGACGCCATCCTCCACCTGGCCGGCCGCATCGGCGCGGATGGGGCACAGTACCGCGCCCTGGAGTTCGCCGGCGCCGCCCTGGCCGGCATGGGCATCGGCGGGCGGATGACCATGGCCAACATGGCCGTTGAACTGGGGGCGAAGTTCGGGCTCTTCCCCGCCGATGCCGCGGCCCTGGACTACCTGGCCGAGCGCGGCCTGGAGGTGCTGCCCTTTGGGCCCGACCCCGACGCCGTCTATCAGGAGACCCTGACGGTGGACCTTTCGGCTCTGGAACCCCAGGTCGCCCTCCCCCACAGCGTCGACCGGGTCCGGCCCGTCTCTGCTGTGGCCGACCTCCCGGTCGACCAGGCCTTCATCGGATCATGCACCAACGGGCGGGTGGAGGACCTGGAGGTGGCGGCCCAGTACCTGGCCGGCCGCCGCGTCCACCCCCGCACCCGGCTCATCGTGGCCCCGGCGTCGCGCGCCGTCCTGCAGGAGGCCATGGAACGGGGGATCCTGCCAGCGCTGCTTGCGGCCGGCGCCCTCCTGCTGCCTCCCGGATGTGGACCATGCTTCGGCGGCCACCAGGGGTTGCTGGCCCCAGGGGAGCGGTGCATCGGCACCCACAACCGCAACTTCGCAGGGCGCATGGGGAGCCCGGCGGCGGAGATCTACCTGGCGTCCCCGGCCACGGTGGCGGCCAGTGCGCTGTACGGCCGCATCACCGACCCGCGCAGGGTGGAGAGGTCAGCCGGCCATGTCCTCCGCTGAAGCCACCTCCGTCATCCGCGGCCGCGCCTGGGTCTTCGGGGACGACATCAGCACCGACCTGCTGGACCCGGGAGAATACGCCATCGCCCCGCTGCAGGAACGGGTGCGGCACACCCTGGAGGCGGCCAACCCGCGCTTCGCCCCGGAAGTACGGCCGGGTGACGTCCTGGTGGCGGGGAGGAACTTCGGCTGCGGGAGCAGTCGGGAGACCGCCGCCCAGGCGCTGCAGGCACTCGGCGTGGGGTGTGTGGTCGCCGAATCCCTGGCCCGCATCTTCCTGCGCAACGCAGTGGCCATCGGCCTGCCCGTCCTGGTCTGCCCCGGGGTCAGGGAGGCGGTGCGGGAGGGAGACCCGGTGGAGGTGGACCTGCATGCGGCACGGCTTATCAACCTGCGGACGGCGCGGACCGTCCAGGGCAACCCGCTGCCGCCGTTGATGCGCGAGATCCTGGCTGCCGGGGGGATGCTGCCCCTGCTGCGGAAGCTGGCTGCGGACGCGGCCGAGGGCCGCGGGTGGGTAGATGATCTGGGATCCTGAGCGGGAGTGCGCCGACCGGGTCAGTCTGGTCCAGGTGCAGCTCGAACGGCTGCGGGCGGTCCTGGCGCGCCTTGCGGCTCGCGTGCCCTTCTACCGGCAGCGGCTGGCTGCGGCCCGCATCGACGCCGATGGCATCACTGCCCTGGAGGACCTCCGTCGGCTTCCCTTAACCACCAAGGACGACCTGCGCCGCCTCTATCCCTTCGGCCTCTTTGCCACGGACTCGGACGAACCGGTGGAGCTGCATTGTTCTTCGGGTACGACCGGGACCGCCACCCTGGTGGGCTACACCCGCAGGGACCTGGAGATCTGGTCGGAGGTGATGGCCCGCACGCTGGCGGCCGGGGGCGTGCGCCCCGGCGACCTGGTGCACAACGCCTACGGCTACGGGCTGTTTACCGGGGGGCTGGGGTTTCACTACGGCGCACTGCGCCTGGGGGCGCGCGTCCTGCCCATCTCCTCGGGCCAGACCGCCCGCCAGGTGAGGCTCCTGCGGGAGCTGGGGGCCACTGTGCTGGCGTGTACCCCCTCGTATGCGCTGCATCTGGCTGAGGTGGTGGAAGAGGCGGGGATGGGTCCTCTGTCTCTGCGCGTGGGGTTGCTGGGCGCCGAGCCCTGGAGCGAGGGGATGCGCAGGGAGATCGAGCGGCGCCTGGGGATCACGGCGGTGGACGTTTACGGTCTCAGCGAGATCATCGGGCCCGGGGTGGCCTGCGAGTGCGCCGAGGCTCGCCAGGGGTTGCACATCAACGAGGACCACTTCCTGGCGGAGGTGGTCGACCCTGCCTCCGGGGAGGTGCTGCCCGACGGGGAGACCGGCGAGCTGGTCCTGACCACCCTGACCAAAGAGGCCACGCCGCTTTTGCGCTACCGCACCGGCGACCTCACGGCGCTGGACCGCGCCCCCTGCCCCTGCGGCCGGCAGCTCGCCCGGATGGCCCGGGTGCGCGGCCGGGTGGACGACATGCTGGTGGTGCGGGGGGTTAACGTCTTTCCCGCCGACGTGGAGGCGGTGCTCACCTCCCTGGGAGAGCTGGCCCCGGCCTATCAGCTCATCGTGGACCGCCAGACGACCCTGGACGAGCTGGAGGTACAGGTGGAGGCGCGGGAGTGGCTCACCCCCGCTGCGGGCGAAGGCCTGGCCATGCGCGTGGCAGCGGCCATCCGAGACCAGCTGGGACTGCGCACCCGTGTCACCGTCCTGCCGCCCAGGCAGCTTCCGCGCAGCGAAGGCAAGGCGCTGCGGGTCGTGGACCGCCGCGGCCTCAAGGAGGGCGTCAGGAGATGAGAGAGCAGGGCGGGGGACGGCAGTGGATCTACGAGTGGAACGCGGGCCGCGGAGCGCCTCGCCCCGCGCGGCGCGTGGAGGTAAACGACGAGACGCTGCGCGATGGCCTGCAGAGCCCCTCGGTGATCCATCCCCCCCTGGAGACGAAGTGCCAGATCCTCCACCTGATGGCGGAGCTGGGGATCGAGAGCGCCAATATCGGCTATCCGGCAGCGGGCCCCCGGGCTCTGGAGGACGTTGTCCGACTGGCGCAGGAGATCGGGCGCGCCCGGCTACCCATCCGGCCCAACTGCGCCGGCCGCACCACCGAAGCGGACATCACGCCCATCGCTGAGGCCCAGGACCGCTCCGGCGTGGCCATCGATGCGGCCCTGTTCATCGGCTCCAGCCCCATCCGCCAGTACGCCGAGGGCTGGGGCCTGGACTTCCTGCGGCGCACCACCGAGCAGGCGGTCACCCTGGCCCGGCGGCTGGGGCTGGAGGTCATGTTCGTCACCGAGGACACCACCCGGGCACGTCCCGCGCACCTGCGCGCCCTCTACACCACGGCTATCGAGTGCGGCGCCCGGCGCATCTGCCTGGCGGACACGGTGGGGCACGCCACGCCCTGGGGCGTGCGGCGGCTGGTGCGCTTCATGCGTCGGGTCGTGGAGGGCACCGGTAGGGAGATCAAGATAGACTGGCACGGGCACCGTGACCGGGGGTTGGACCTGATCAACTCCCTGGCGGCTATCGAGGCGGGCGCGGACCGGATCCACGCCTGCGCCCTGGGGATCGGCGAGCGCGTGGGCAACACCCCCATGGACCTGCTGCTGGTCAACCTGAAGCTCCTCGGCTGGCGCGACGCCGACCTCTCGGCGCTGCCGCGGTACTGCGAGACGGTGGCTCGGGCTGTAGGTCTGCCCATCCCCTGCAACTACCCGGTGGTGGGGAAGGACGCCTTCGAGACCAGCACCGGCGTCCACGCCGCGGCCATCCTCAAGGCCTACCGCAAGGGGCACCACTGGCTGGCCAACCGGATCTACAGCGGTGTGCCGGCGGAGGAGGTGGGCCGCCAGCAGGTGATCTCTGTGGGGCCGATGAGCGGTCAGGCCAACGTGGTCTGCTGGCTGCAGCGGCGGGGGATCGAGCCGGTGCCCAGGTTGGTGGAGGCGATCCTGGACGCGGCCAAGGCGTCCGACCGGGTGCTGCGGGACGAGGAGATCCTCTCGGTGATTCTGGAGCAGATCTCCCCGCTGCCCCAGGGCGGGGTGTCGGCGTGAACGGACCCGCCGAGTCCCGGACAATGCCGGCGGTGGCCACCCGCCCGGCGCTGCGCCAGCTGCTCACGGGAAACGAGGCTATCGCCCGCGGGGCGTTCGAAGCGGGTGTGCACCTGGCCACGGGATACCCGGGCACGCCCAGCACGGAAATCATCGAGGCCCTGGCCCGCTTTCCGGAGGTCAGGGTGCAGTGGTCCGTCAACGAGAAGGTGGCCCTGGACACTGCCCTGGGGGCGGCGCTGGGGGGAGCGAAGGCCCTGTGCGCCATGAAGCACGTGGGGCTGAACGTGGCGGCGGATACCCTGATGACGGCTGCCTACACCGGGGTGGGCGGCGCTCTGGTCGTGGTCTCGGCGGACGACCCGGGGTTGCACAGCTCGCAGAACGAGCAGGACAACCGCTTCTACGCCCGGTTCGCCGGCATTCCCATGCTGGAGCCCGCCGACGCCGAGGAGGCGCGGCGCTTCACCCGGTGGGCCTTTGAGCTGAGCGCCCGCTACGATGTCCCCGTGCTCCTGCGCACCACCACCCGTGTCTCGCACACCCGCTCCGCGGTCACCCCGGAGCGACGGGAGGAGGCGCCGCCTGCGGGGTTCGTGCCCGACCCGGCCAAGTACGTCATGCTTCCCGCCCATGCCCGCGGGCGCCACCCCGTGGTACTGGAGCGGCTGGCCCGGATGTGTGCCGAGGGTGACCCTCGCTTTGCTGTGGTGGAACCGGGAGACCCGGCGGTGGGGGTGGTCACCAGCGGCGTGGTCTACCACTACGTGCGGGAGGTCCTGCCTCATGCCAGCATCCTCAAGCTCAACCTGACCCATCCCCTGCCGCTGGATGTGGTGCGCGCCTTCGCCTCTGGGGTGCAGCGCCTCCTGGTGGTCGAGGAGCTGGAGCCGTTCCTGGAAGAGCAGCTCCGCGCCGCCGGTCTGGTCGTGGAGGGGAAGGCCTTCTGGCCCCGGGTGGGAGAGCTGACGCCTGCGCTGGTCCGGGCGGGATTTGCCCGGGCCGGGATCCTGCCACATGGCAGCCCGCCTGTGTCCGCGTCGGTCATGCCTCGACCCCCCGTCCTCTGCCCCGGGTGCCCGCACGTGCTGCCCCTATTGGCGCTGCGCAGGCTGGGGGCGACCATCTGCGGCGACATCGGCTGCTACACCCTGGCCGCCCTGCCGCCGCTTGGCGCCATGGACACCTGCGTGGCCATGGGTTGCAGCATCGGCATGGCTACAGGCCTGGCCGCATCCGGGCACCGCGGTCCCGTCGCCGCAGTCATCGGGGACTCCACCTTCCTCCACGCCGGAATCCCCGCGTTGCTGGACGCCGTCTACAACCGGGCGCGGATCGTCGTGGTGATCCTGAACAACGGCACCACGGCCATGACCGGGGGCCAGCCCCATCCGGGCACCGGGAGAGATGTCCGGGGGGAGGCCGCCCCCGCGGTGGACCTGGCCGCGCTGTGTCGCACCCTGGGCGCGGGCCTGGTGGCCACGGTGGACCCCTACGACCTGGGGGGGACGTACCGGGCCGTGGAAGAGGCCCTGGCCTTTGACGGGGTGGCCGTCCTCATCACCAACCGCCCCTGTGTGGAAGCTCCGGTGAAGATCCGCGACATCCCCTACTTCGTCGTCTCCGAGGCGTGCATCGCCTGCCAGCTGTGCATGAACCTGGGCTGCCCGGCCATAACCTGGGGCCGCGGCTGGTACGAAGGCCGCCCCAGGGTCGTCATCGAGGAGACCCAGTGCACCGGCTGCACTGTCTGCGCGCAGCTGTGCCCTACCGATGCCATCCGGCCCGTGACCGCGCGGGCGGGGCAGAGATGAGCGAGGGCAGCGTCCTCATCGTGGGTGTGGGCGGCCAGGGGGTGCTGCTGGCCAGCGACCTGCTGGCCACGGTGTGCCTGGACGCCGGACTGGATGTGAAGAAGAGCGAGGTCCACGGGATGGCCCAGCGCGGGGGGGTGGTCATAAGCCACGTGCGCTTCGGGGCCTGGGTGCACAGCCCTCTGGTGGAGGAGGGCCAGGCCGACGCCCTGGTGGCGCTGGAGTGGGCTGAGGCACTGCGCTGGAGCGCCTTCCTGCGACCCGGTGGCGCGCTCATCGTCGACCCGGTGCAGATCGTCCCTCCTGCCGCCTGTGCCGACCGGCGCACCTGGACGTCCCGCTACCCGCCCATGGATCCCCCCTCCACCGGTGGCCGGGGGCCTCAGCTGTGCCTGATCCCGGCGCAGGCCCTGGCCAAGGCGGCGGGCGTGGCCCGGGCGGCCAACGTGGTCCTGCTGGGCGCCCTCTCCACCCGGCTGGACTTCCCCCCGGCGGCCTGGGAGGAGGCTATCCGGCGGCTGGTCCCGGCGGCAGTGGTGGAGGCAAACCTGCGGGCGTTCGCTGCCGGGCGAGATGCCGACCCGCTCCCGCTCCCACCGCCGGGTCCCAGGGTCGCTCCCGGAGGGGAGCGTCGTTTCGCCGTGGCCGTGGTCTCTGCCTGGTGCAAGGGATGCGACATCTGTGTGCGCATCTGCCCCCAGGACTGCCTGCGCCTGGATTCGCTGGGTCTCGTCCGCGTCACTGCGCCGGAACGTTGCACAGGTTGCCGCCTGTGCGAGCTGCTCTGCCCCGACTTCGCCATCACCGTGGGGGAAGAGGGAGGGGCGGTCGTTGTCTGAGCCTCGCCTCCTGCTGGGCAACGAGGC is part of the Armatimonadota bacterium genome and encodes:
- a CDS encoding 2-hydroxyacyl-CoA dehydratase is translated as MSVSTFEVDVLARCREIVEDPAFTAVRRWKEAHPYQKVVGCYPVYSPIELVHAAGALPVGIIGGGNQVEIAHADARFQSFICSIVKSTLELGLTGRLDLLDGIFFHSICDPARNLAAVFARNFPNLRVEYIHYPQNLASPTAVTYFRAELERIRAALAEITGRSIADEALHDSIVLYNRWRTRIRHLYELRQAAPEKLPAAEAYTLLRAGTLMPVEEHLPLLEAALRKIPGRTAKRQDRIRVVVEGAFCEQPPVDLIAAIEQAGCYLLDDDLLLGWRWFTGDVPEDGDPLEALATSYIDRSVYCGTKHDTRAPKAAHLVQRVRALGADAVLFLCAKFCEPALFDYALYRRALEEAGIPHLFLEFEEKMWIFDRARGEVETFVESMLFG
- a CDS encoding 2-hydroxyacyl-CoA dehydratase family protein; the encoded protein is MAADPKTSYQGRIHLLQKELMGRYYQELTAAARDGSPPAAYMLISGNPVELVRAFGMLPVYPEVNALQIAVKKQALPYILKAEELGYSVDNCAYVKADIGLYFSGRQAPFGTIPEPALILCNYVGCNVYLNWFEHLREYARAEVFFLDIPFVRDPMAPRPEDLAYVVAQLRELISVCERITGRPLDWEYLRHICALSAKTGQLWAQIKHLTKHVPCPLDAYFDAVTLMGPLYCLRGSEEGLRFFEEAYREVKERTELGLGPLPEERYRFVIEGPPPWPYLRVFRDLFSRWGAVAVASTYSTVGGLWEFGFAHDPDHPLESIAQHMLYWNLTNRDLLRRYQQIRRYVQEWGAHALVIHSVKSCRLFSAGQGDMREYFSRELGVPTLLVESDLEDPRYFSEAQMRNRIDAFFEALEHRRLVGAEARP
- a CDS encoding acyl-CoA dehydratase activase; amino-acid sequence: MRFAAGVDVGSTQTKAVILNEDREIVGRGLQDTGANITRAAEQTFGQALRDAGLDREEVLYVVGTGYGRFRVTFGHAQITEISCHARGAAFLFPRTRTVIDMGGQDAKGIKVGPGGEVIDFVMNDKCAAGTGRFLANAADVLGLTLDAIGPLSLRGAHPVRLSTVCTVFVESDIMAYLAQGKQVEDILAGVHSAIAARTISLVRRVGLEPEITFTGGVSRNVGMVRALEEKLGGAINVSTEAHYMGALGAALFALERALHMAPAMSVEVAAGPPACGPGAQSRGAGG
- a CDS encoding acyl-CoA dehydratase activase is translated as MRLVAGLDLGSRFTKAVLLNEEQAVVARAAVRTRPDFPAVAREALERALEAAGSEAAAVDYVATTGFGRGNVPFRDIQITEITCIAHAAARLYPQARFVLDIGFQSTRAVRTEPGGRVAEFATNDKCAAGAGGFLERAARYLEVPLEQLGRLSLRAATPQSISSICAVLAETEIINHLTAGVALEDIVGGIHRSLAGRAHALLRRIRLDGAVVFLGGVAVQEGMVQALREVLGVPVEVPQAPESVCALGAALLGLRRHAGTMAAGRVR
- a CDS encoding LuxR C-terminal-related transcriptional regulator codes for the protein MGLPAERKQVLQWLASILALAGDGAFAVDGGQRIFLWNSAAQAMLGHAASEVIGRRCHEVLDGRDASGNLLCCARCPLMVMAQRGERVASRDMAVTPRVGEPRWLNISTLVLPMGMGLVHFFRDVTGERARRRLTEEALAGRLQAAEATMAPPGLTRREVEVLRCLVRGASTREIARTLYISPLTARNHIQRILRKLGAATRAEAVAIALGVRPDPTASLVN
- a CDS encoding 3-isopropylmalate dehydratase large subunit, with product MGLTMAEKILARAAGREEVAPGEFVVAAVDLAMVHDIFATRVFSLLRSAGFRRVWDRTRVVAVIDHLVPAPTAAAAAVHQQMRRDVAEFGLTRFFDAGTGICHQLLPERGHVRPGMLLVGTDSHTTTHGALGAAATGIGTTEMAYVLATGRLWFRVPETVRVELTGAPGPGVGWKDAILHLAGRIGADGAQYRALEFAGAALAGMGIGGRMTMANMAVELGAKFGLFPADAAALDYLAERGLEVLPFGPDPDAVYQETLTVDLSALEPQVALPHSVDRVRPVSAVADLPVDQAFIGSCTNGRVEDLEVAAQYLAGRRVHPRTRLIVAPASRAVLQEAMERGILPALLAAGALLLPPGCGPCFGGHQGLLAPGERCIGTHNRNFAGRMGSPAAEIYLASPATVAASALYGRITDPRRVERSAGHVLR
- a CDS encoding 3-isopropylmalate dehydratase; translation: MSSAEATSVIRGRAWVFGDDISTDLLDPGEYAIAPLQERVRHTLEAANPRFAPEVRPGDVLVAGRNFGCGSSRETAAQALQALGVGCVVAESLARIFLRNAVAIGLPVLVCPGVREAVREGDPVEVDLHAARLINLRTARTVQGNPLPPLMREILAAGGMLPLLRKLAADAAEGRGWVDDLGS